From a region of the Citricoccus muralis genome:
- the greA gene encoding transcription elongation factor GreA has translation MSNTDSAPWLTQEAYDRLKQELDQISGPGRQEIIDRIEQAREEGDLKENGGYHAAREEQSKNEGRIIELKRLLETAQVGAAPADNGVVEPGMVVEAKIAGDLEAFLFGNREIADDKDSITVYSERSPLGAAIQGSKVGDKLTYAAPNGKDIAVEIVSAKPYKP, from the coding sequence ATGAGCAACACCGATAGCGCTCCCTGGCTGACCCAGGAGGCCTACGACCGCCTGAAGCAGGAACTGGATCAGATCTCCGGACCGGGCCGTCAGGAGATCATCGACCGCATCGAGCAGGCTCGCGAAGAGGGTGACCTCAAGGAGAACGGCGGTTACCACGCCGCGCGCGAGGAGCAGTCCAAAAACGAGGGCCGCATCATCGAGCTCAAGCGACTGCTCGAGACCGCCCAGGTGGGCGCTGCCCCGGCGGACAACGGTGTGGTGGAGCCCGGCATGGTCGTGGAGGCCAAGATCGCCGGCGACCTGGAGGCCTTCCTCTTCGGCAACCGCGAGATCGCCGATGACAAGGACTCCATCACCGTCTACTCCGAGCGCTCCCCACTGGGTGCCGCCATTCAGGGCTCCAAGGTCGGCGACAAGCTGACCTATGCCGCTCCGAACGGCAAGGACATCGCGGTTGAGATCGTCTCCGCCAAGCCGTACAAGCCCTGA
- the mca gene encoding mycothiol conjugate amidase Mca: MAVHAHPDDESSKGAAMMAAYEAAGAEVMVVTCTGGERGDLLNPGYGDTVRLDRDITGVRRTEMQEAGAALGIEHRWLGFMDSGLPEGDPMPPLPFGSFGTLPLEQATAPLVRVIREFRPHVLISYDEIGGYPHPDHIKSHEVTVEAYRAAGDPERYPGTGEAWTPSKLYYDRAFNPDKYRALHEAYLEAGEESPYTERLEWFRKLLEEQERAEAQAAEQDGPSATAPARFRLTRHQVTTQIHVADYFEQRDNALRAHRTQIDPEGQFFATPNALLRRTWPWEDYVLIDSRVETTLPETDLFTGLR; this comes from the coding sequence ATGGCCGTCCATGCCCACCCGGACGACGAGTCCTCGAAGGGCGCCGCCATGATGGCCGCCTACGAGGCCGCCGGGGCCGAGGTCATGGTCGTGACCTGTACCGGGGGTGAGCGGGGGGACCTGCTCAACCCGGGCTACGGAGACACGGTGCGTCTGGACCGGGATATCACCGGCGTGCGGCGGACCGAGATGCAGGAGGCCGGGGCCGCTCTCGGCATCGAGCACCGGTGGCTCGGCTTCATGGACTCCGGGCTGCCCGAGGGCGATCCGATGCCTCCACTGCCCTTTGGCAGCTTCGGCACCCTCCCCCTGGAACAGGCAACGGCCCCCTTGGTCAGGGTCATCCGTGAGTTCCGTCCGCACGTGCTGATCAGTTACGACGAGATCGGTGGCTACCCGCACCCGGACCACATCAAGTCCCACGAGGTCACGGTGGAGGCCTACCGGGCCGCCGGGGACCCGGAGCGGTATCCCGGCACGGGCGAGGCCTGGACCCCGTCCAAGCTCTACTACGACCGTGCCTTCAACCCGGACAAGTACCGGGCCCTGCACGAGGCCTACCTGGAGGCGGGTGAGGAGTCCCCCTACACGGAGCGGCTGGAGTGGTTCCGCAAGCTCTTGGAAGAGCAGGAGCGGGCCGAGGCCCAGGCTGCCGAGCAGGACGGGCCGTCCGCCACCGCCCCGGCCCGGTTCCGGCTGACGCGCCACCAGGTCACCACCCAGATCCACGTGGCGGACTACTTCGAACAGCGGGACAACGCTCTGCGTGCCCACCGCACCCAGATCGATCCGGAGGGCCAGTTCTTCGCCACGCCGAATGCCCTGCTGCGGCGGACCTGGCCGTGGGAGGACTACGTGCTGATCGATTCGCGCGTGGAGACCACGCTGCCGGAGACGGACTTGTTTACCGGACTGCGCTGA
- a CDS encoding AI-2E family transporter, producing the protein MSTRPESGAPDAPGPGLPEVPGPQPEARVPDPLLTAPDQANRVAADVPYGLTVAAAWSWRVLLVLAMAGAGIWLLSHVSLLVIPLIVAALLSTLLSPIHQRLVAWGIPRGLSVTGVILGFIVLILGLLTLVGQQLAVGFTDMRDQIVVGVQGIVVWLESFGVTTDQWNDILSDLGEAVRANSQTILSGALGFGSTAGNIAAGTVLAVFALIFFLYDGKRIWRFCLNFVPARHRNAINGAGDVGWTSLGSYVRVQIFVAFVDALGIGLGALILGVPLALPLGVLVFFGSFIPLVGAFLTGAVAVLLALVANGWVNALIMLGVVLLVQQIEGNVLQPLVMGRAVSLHPLAVFLAVAGGTAVMGLVGAIFAVPLMAFLNATIKYFHAKPWLEDEPEPAAASDYRDTRLKERAAGLKDRAAGLEGPWGRAYVTIDGVVRRATSGAGGSGKSGDDGDDGAGGVSGSPGGGAPSAAKSALSARRRRQARRQLKRTQSRSRFLPRRFRKDRAAGADTDSDTDSDTDPDASPGASASASPHASLDAGPGAGLGGGPEADTGANADPGSGTSGNLRGSGSAGEENTGMDHSGRRPDRNGGPQ; encoded by the coding sequence TTGAGTACTCGCCCAGAGTCCGGGGCGCCGGACGCTCCGGGTCCCGGGCTGCCCGAAGTACCGGGCCCCCAGCCTGAGGCTCGGGTGCCGGACCCCCTCCTGACAGCGCCCGACCAGGCCAACAGGGTCGCCGCAGACGTTCCCTACGGGCTGACGGTGGCCGCTGCCTGGTCTTGGCGGGTGCTACTGGTGCTGGCGATGGCCGGGGCAGGCATCTGGCTGCTGAGCCATGTCTCCCTCCTGGTCATCCCCCTGATCGTGGCGGCCCTGTTGTCCACCCTCCTCTCGCCGATCCACCAGCGGCTCGTGGCTTGGGGCATCCCGCGCGGCCTGTCCGTGACCGGCGTCATCCTCGGATTCATCGTCCTCATCCTGGGCCTGCTCACCCTCGTCGGCCAGCAGCTCGCCGTGGGATTCACGGACATGCGGGACCAGATCGTGGTGGGGGTCCAGGGCATCGTCGTCTGGCTGGAGTCCTTCGGCGTCACCACGGACCAGTGGAACGACATCCTCTCGGACCTCGGCGAGGCGGTCCGGGCCAACAGCCAGACCATCCTCTCGGGTGCTCTGGGCTTCGGCTCCACCGCCGGCAACATCGCCGCCGGCACGGTGCTGGCCGTCTTCGCGCTGATCTTCTTCCTCTATGACGGGAAGAGGATCTGGCGGTTCTGCCTGAACTTCGTCCCCGCCCGCCATCGCAATGCCATCAACGGCGCCGGAGATGTCGGCTGGACTTCCCTCGGCAGCTACGTCCGGGTCCAGATCTTCGTCGCGTTCGTCGATGCCCTGGGCATCGGACTGGGCGCCTTGATCCTCGGCGTGCCGCTGGCTCTGCCCCTCGGTGTGCTGGTGTTCTTCGGCTCGTTCATCCCCCTCGTGGGTGCCTTCCTGACCGGCGCGGTGGCCGTGCTGCTGGCGCTCGTGGCCAACGGCTGGGTGAACGCCCTGATCATGCTCGGCGTGGTGCTCCTGGTCCAGCAGATCGAAGGCAACGTCCTGCAACCGTTGGTCATGGGGCGTGCGGTCAGCCTGCACCCGCTGGCCGTATTCCTGGCCGTGGCCGGGGGCACCGCGGTCATGGGCCTGGTCGGCGCGATCTTCGCCGTGCCGCTGATGGCCTTCCTGAACGCCACCATCAAGTACTTCCACGCCAAGCCGTGGCTCGAGGACGAACCTGAACCCGCGGCGGCCTCGGATTACCGCGATACCCGGCTCAAGGAACGCGCTGCTGGGCTCAAGGACCGGGCTGCCGGTCTCGAGGGGCCCTGGGGCCGGGCCTATGTGACCATCGACGGCGTGGTCCGCAGGGCCACGAGCGGTGCTGGCGGATCCGGCAAATCCGGTGACGACGGCGACGACGGCGCCGGTGGAGTTTCCGGCAGCCCTGGTGGCGGCGCTCCCAGCGCTGCCAAGAGTGCCCTGTCAGCCAGGCGGCGACGTCAGGCCCGCCGCCAGCTCAAGCGGACACAGTCCCGCTCGCGCTTCCTGCCTCGCCGTTTCCGCAAGGATCGCGCCGCGGGTGCTGACACCGACTCTGACACCGACTCTGACACAGACCCTGATGCCAGCCCTGGTGCCAGCGCTAGCGCCAGCCCTCATGCCAGTCTCGACGCCGGCCCCGGTGCTGGACTCGGTGGTGGCCCGGAGGCCGATACCGGTGCCAATGCCGACCCCGGATCCGGCACCTCCGGCAATCTTCGCGGCAGTGGGTCCGCGGGGGAGGAGAATACGGGGATGGACCACTCCGGCCGCCGGCCGGACCGAAACGGAGGACCACAGTGA
- a CDS encoding DUF4307 domain-containing protein has product MTSTPQTSAEPAPVDSLANRYGRPQRIRPSFAQRWGKWIAAVALVLAVGVAVWFTASANAQTLGWKDVGFSIESPTQASVRFQLTKDPEDTVQCAIQVLSEEKAVVGWRTVTIGPETASEESDPSDTTKYYDVGLRTDALGVNGGVNACWLPEDS; this is encoded by the coding sequence ATGACTTCTACACCCCAGACCTCGGCGGAGCCTGCTCCGGTGGACAGCCTAGCGAACCGATATGGGCGTCCCCAACGGATCCGCCCCTCGTTCGCTCAGCGCTGGGGAAAGTGGATCGCGGCGGTAGCCCTCGTCCTGGCCGTGGGGGTCGCCGTGTGGTTCACGGCCTCAGCCAACGCCCAGACGCTGGGCTGGAAGGACGTCGGGTTCTCGATCGAGTCCCCCACACAGGCCTCGGTGCGGTTCCAGCTCACGAAGGACCCCGAGGACACGGTCCAGTGCGCCATCCAGGTGCTCTCGGAGGAGAAGGCCGTGGTCGGCTGGCGTACCGTCACCATCGGCCCGGAGACGGCGTCCGAGGAATCCGACCCGTCGGACACCACGAAGTACTACGACGTCGGCCTGCGCACCGATGCGCTCGGCGTGAATGGCGGCGTGAACGCGTGCTGGCTCCCCGAGGACTCGTGA
- a CDS encoding GOLPH3/VPS74 family protein, with product MLIVEEMYLLLTKDHGTAGRARGYRSYGLTAAALADLAELGMIEIAREGKDPQVTVVRAGMTGHASLDAVLPALDSMSGQKISTLVGRSQLNPDTAVGQSLARQGIVTEESRFLRGPHFMITSPAPEIALRERLGQVLAGDRQATLAEATELGLLKALNVAHGLLGPARGQLDRRELPRRIEEIAHGIPAVEAVKCRVDPFTASTMATVATNAG from the coding sequence ATGCTCATCGTCGAAGAGATGTACCTGCTGCTGACCAAGGACCACGGCACGGCCGGCCGAGCGCGGGGATACCGCAGTTACGGGCTCACGGCGGCCGCCCTCGCTGACCTCGCCGAGCTCGGGATGATCGAGATCGCCCGGGAGGGCAAGGACCCGCAGGTCACCGTGGTGCGGGCCGGGATGACCGGCCACGCCTCGCTGGATGCCGTCCTGCCGGCCCTGGACTCGATGTCGGGGCAGAAGATCTCCACGCTGGTCGGCCGGTCCCAGCTCAACCCGGACACGGCTGTGGGCCAGAGCCTGGCCCGGCAGGGCATCGTGACCGAGGAGTCCCGCTTCCTTCGCGGGCCTCACTTCATGATCACCAGTCCCGCCCCGGAGATCGCCCTGCGTGAACGGCTGGGTCAGGTACTGGCCGGCGACCGTCAGGCCACCCTCGCCGAGGCGACGGAACTCGGCCTCCTCAAGGCCCTCAACGTGGCCCACGGTCTACTGGGCCCCGCCCGCGGCCAGCTGGACCGACGCGAGTTGCCCCGGCGCATCGAGGAGATCGCCCACGGGATTCCGGCCGTGGAGGCCGTCAAATGCCGGGTGGACCCCTTCACCGCGTCCACCATGGCCACGGTCGCTACCAACGCTGGCTGA
- a CDS encoding HNH endonuclease signature motif containing protein gives MADGDELAKLPLPELLAQSRALAAELSLRLADPGLADRLPRLRQDPAVDRSDDWGLYAHADRPTPEAGGFRDSDGSGRAGSRGGDMHLGRASSSEDASGLDHESGNLDDVGSARNEAVTGSLPELHVGVEALARAIDSARTALAGHTDRIFEAHQLREEMLGIPPGKCAFRNGAEYLRDLLRIDRREAKSRLARAAHTMASLTLDRTTVIPADMPVLAEALQTAELGEAAVDMIVGTIASARREAVLANTAPGTVDDLLADGERLLVAQARDLDPDTLRKVCAHWRQRFEAVVNPDGSEPNDAQLKAMQGLFYRGPGKGLHQWTLLANDAQHEVLKTVVSAASSPRKTRADGRMDPKGRNHDRTGTNTGTDTNAGVDVETDTENADCATELATNEALDGRSRAQRELDGLVSALTGALALVGIGPETGMGADGRSIGNTNPTDTAQSGPRGRARPQIMAVIDYETLFAQFDAADDVHSEDRIPRSGPSGSSGLLGPPGPPGPPGRHDRTISTTSYVGDINPQTIRQLACEADLIPVVLGGSGEVLDVGRSKRLFTPQLRRAITARDGGCTAPGCSIPAPWCEAHHIHHWEDGGTTSVENGALVCSHHHHAVHAGAWEISVRRGIPWFVPARYLDPERRPRRNFYWRPGLAA, from the coding sequence ATGGCAGATGGTGATGAGCTGGCTAAGCTGCCCCTGCCCGAGCTATTGGCGCAATCCCGCGCCTTGGCCGCCGAACTCTCGTTGCGGTTGGCTGACCCAGGGCTGGCGGATCGGCTGCCCCGCCTCCGGCAGGACCCGGCAGTCGACCGTAGTGATGACTGGGGCCTCTACGCCCATGCGGACCGTCCCACCCCTGAGGCTGGCGGTTTCAGGGACTCGGACGGCTCCGGCAGGGCCGGGTCGCGTGGCGGGGACATGCACCTCGGCAGAGCTTCTAGCTCCGAGGACGCATCGGGTCTTGACCACGAATCGGGCAACCTAGACGACGTGGGCTCCGCGCGCAACGAAGCGGTGACCGGGTCCTTGCCGGAGTTGCATGTGGGCGTGGAGGCGCTGGCACGCGCCATCGACTCCGCCCGGACCGCCCTGGCTGGGCACACTGACCGGATTTTCGAGGCACACCAACTTCGGGAGGAAATGTTGGGCATCCCGCCCGGAAAGTGTGCCTTCAGGAACGGCGCAGAATACTTGCGTGACCTCTTGCGGATCGACCGTCGCGAGGCGAAGTCCCGGCTGGCCCGGGCCGCGCACACCATGGCGTCGCTGACACTGGACCGAACCACCGTGATACCCGCCGATATGCCAGTCCTGGCCGAGGCGCTGCAGACAGCCGAGCTGGGCGAAGCAGCGGTGGACATGATCGTGGGAACGATCGCCTCCGCCCGACGCGAGGCCGTCCTGGCAAACACGGCGCCCGGGACCGTAGATGACCTTCTCGCTGACGGTGAACGGCTGCTGGTCGCCCAGGCCCGGGATCTGGATCCGGACACGCTGAGAAAGGTCTGCGCGCACTGGCGGCAGCGTTTCGAAGCCGTGGTCAATCCAGACGGTTCCGAACCGAATGACGCCCAGCTCAAGGCCATGCAGGGCCTGTTCTACCGCGGTCCGGGCAAGGGACTGCATCAGTGGACACTGCTGGCCAACGACGCCCAGCATGAGGTCCTCAAGACGGTGGTCTCCGCTGCGTCCAGCCCCCGGAAGACTCGCGCCGACGGCAGGATGGACCCGAAGGGTCGGAACCATGACCGAACCGGCACCAACACTGGTACTGACACCAACGCTGGCGTCGACGTCGAAACTGACACCGAGAATGCAGACTGTGCAACCGAACTGGCCACGAATGAAGCCCTCGACGGACGTAGCCGGGCCCAGCGAGAACTCGACGGGCTCGTCAGTGCTTTGACGGGCGCACTGGCCCTCGTCGGCATCGGTCCTGAGACGGGCATGGGCGCAGACGGCCGCAGCATCGGGAACACCAACCCGACGGACACCGCACAGTCTGGACCCAGAGGCCGGGCCCGGCCCCAGATCATGGCTGTCATCGACTACGAAACCCTGTTCGCCCAATTCGACGCTGCGGATGACGTGCACTCCGAAGACCGGATTCCACGAAGCGGCCCGAGCGGATCATCCGGACTCCTCGGTCCACCCGGTCCACCCGGTCCACCCGGACGTCATGATCGGACGATCTCGACCACGTCCTACGTGGGAGACATCAATCCACAGACGATCCGACAGCTCGCGTGCGAAGCCGATCTGATCCCGGTCGTGCTGGGCGGCAGCGGCGAGGTCCTGGACGTGGGCCGCTCCAAGCGGTTGTTCACGCCTCAGCTCAGGCGCGCCATCACCGCCCGGGACGGCGGTTGCACGGCACCCGGTTGTTCGATTCCGGCACCGTGGTGCGAGGCGCACCACATCCACCACTGGGAGGATGGCGGCACGACGTCGGTGGAGAACGGGGCACTGGTGTGCTCACACCACCACCACGCCGTTCACGCCGGAGCCTGGGAGATCTCCGTCCGCCGGGGCATCCCGTGGTTCGTCCCCGCCCGGTACCTCGACCCCGAACGGCGGCCCCGCCGCAACTTCTATTGGCGTCCCGGTCTGGCGGCTTAG
- the ilvA gene encoding threonine ammonia-lyase yields MATGTAADRAELPGLPVTLADIEEARQLLDGVIVPTPLDHSRALGRLTGSVVHLKCENLQRAGSFKVRGAYVRMAKLSEDERARGVVAASAGNHAQGVALAASKLGIKATIFMPRGVALPKLQATKDHGAEVILHGNNVDEALSEAQRYADESGSVFIHPFDNADVVAGQGTIGLEILEQDPEVDTLVLGIGGGGLLAGVAVAIKEMARRQGRHINIIGVQAENAAAYPPSLAADAVVPLSHVSTIADGIAVGKPGQIPFQIIKELVDGVVTVSEDAIANALVFLLERSKMVVEPAGVVGVAALLEGKLAELGIESKHTVAVLSGGNVDPMLMLKVIQSGLAAGGRYLTVKISLRDRPGELSNISRIISETEANVTRVDHSRIGGSLSMGDVTITIDMETRGPEHSEQVLGRLRSSGYQPIVQH; encoded by the coding sequence ATCGCGACGGGTACGGCTGCCGACCGCGCGGAACTCCCGGGACTTCCCGTCACCCTGGCGGACATTGAGGAGGCCCGGCAACTGCTGGACGGGGTCATCGTCCCCACGCCGCTGGACCACTCCAGGGCCCTGGGCAGACTCACCGGCTCCGTGGTTCACCTCAAGTGTGAGAACCTGCAGCGTGCCGGCTCCTTTAAGGTGCGTGGCGCCTACGTCCGGATGGCCAAGCTCTCCGAGGACGAGCGCGCCCGCGGGGTGGTGGCGGCCTCCGCCGGCAACCACGCCCAGGGGGTGGCCCTGGCGGCCTCCAAGCTGGGGATCAAGGCGACCATCTTCATGCCCCGCGGCGTCGCGCTGCCGAAGTTGCAGGCCACGAAGGACCACGGCGCCGAGGTGATACTGCACGGCAACAACGTGGATGAGGCCCTGTCTGAGGCGCAACGGTATGCGGACGAGTCCGGCTCGGTCTTCATCCACCCCTTTGACAATGCCGACGTGGTGGCCGGCCAGGGCACGATCGGCTTGGAAATCCTCGAACAGGATCCAGAGGTGGACACGCTGGTGTTGGGCATCGGTGGCGGCGGCCTGCTCGCCGGCGTGGCCGTGGCCATCAAGGAGATGGCCCGCCGTCAGGGCCGGCACATCAACATCATCGGCGTCCAGGCGGAGAACGCCGCGGCCTACCCGCCGTCGCTGGCCGCGGACGCCGTGGTGCCGCTCTCTCACGTCTCGACCATCGCCGACGGCATCGCCGTGGGCAAGCCTGGCCAGATTCCCTTCCAGATCATCAAGGAACTCGTGGATGGGGTCGTCACCGTGTCCGAGGACGCGATCGCCAACGCGCTGGTGTTCTTGCTGGAGCGGTCCAAGATGGTGGTCGAGCCCGCCGGTGTGGTGGGCGTGGCCGCGTTGCTGGAGGGCAAGTTGGCCGAACTCGGGATCGAGTCCAAGCACACCGTGGCCGTGCTCTCCGGCGGCAACGTGGACCCGATGCTGATGCTCAAGGTCATCCAGTCCGGCTTGGCCGCGGGCGGTCGCTACCTGACCGTCAAGATCTCCCTGCGAGACCGTCCCGGAGAGCTGTCCAACATCTCCCGGATCATCTCCGAGACCGAGGCCAACGTTACCCGCGTGGACCACAGCCGCATCGGCGGCTCACTCAGCATGGGAGACGTCACCATCACGATCGACATGGAGACCCGCGGACCTGAGCACTCCGAGCAGGTCCTGGGCCGGTTGCGCTCCTCCGGCTACCAGCCGATCGTGCAGCACTAG